One genomic window of Pelmatolapia mariae isolate MD_Pm_ZW linkage group LG5, Pm_UMD_F_2, whole genome shotgun sequence includes the following:
- the mfap2 gene encoding microfibrillar-associated protein 2, which produces MRVLLLLCMPVVLFSQPQYQDPYIFNEFQEYEYTTDPPRGGYQQQVQLNPVIRPGKSDPEFLTEPTEPGPLDCREEQYLCTRLYSVHKPCKQCLNSLCFYSLRRVYVINKEVCVRTVCAHEELLRADLCRDQFSRCGVAALSGQCASLGGSCGKSCGSC; this is translated from the exons ATGAGAGTCCTCCTGCTACTCTGCATGCCAG TTGTGCTGTTCAGCCAGCCCCAGTACCAGGATCCATATATCTTTAACG AATTCCAAGAGTATGAGTACACTACAG ACCCTCCTCGCGGAGGCTATCAGCAGCAGGTTCAGCTCAACCCCGTGATCCGTCCTGGAAAATCAG atcccGAATTCCTGACAGAGCCCACGGAGCCTGGACCTCTCG ATTGCAGAGAGGAGCAGTACCTCTGCACCCGACTCTACTCAGTTCACAAGCCATGCAAGCAGTGTCTCAACAGCCTCTGTTTCTACAG tttgCGGCGGGTGTACGTCATCAACAAGGAGGTCTGTGTGAGGACTGTGTGCGCACACGAGGAGCTGCTCAGAG cgGACCTGTGTCGTGATCAGTTTTCTCGCTGTGGAGTGGCGGCGCTGAGTGGCCAGTGTGCATCACTAGGAGGAAGCTGTGGGAAGAGCTGCGGAAGCTGCTGA
- the sdhb gene encoding succinate dehydrogenase [ubiquinone] iron-sulfur subunit, mitochondrial: MSVSSFTSLTRCGVLAFRSPAGLLAVRYAQTAAAPAAQPRVKKFQVYRWDPDTPGDKPRMQTYEIDLNTCGPMVLDALIKIKNEMDPTLTFRRSCREGICGSCAMNINGGNTLACLNKIDSNLSKPTKIYPLPHMYVVKDLVPDMSNFYAQYKSIEPYLKKKDESKEGKEQYLQSVEDRQKLDGLYECILCACCSTSCPSYWWNGDKYLGPAVLMQAYRWMIDSRDEYTEERLSKLQDPFSLYRCHTIMNCTKTCPKGLNPGKAIAEIKKMMATYKEKTAAAV, encoded by the exons ATGTCGGTCTCCAGTTTTACGTCCTTGACTCGGTGCGGTGTTTTGGCATTCCGCTCTCCCGCAGGACTCTTG GCGGTACGGTAtgcacagacagcagcagctccagcagcacagcccagGGTAAAGAAGTTCCAGGTGTACAGATGGGATCCAGACACTCCAGGGGACAAACCCCGAATGCAGACCTATGAGATTGACCTCAACAC CTGTGGCCCAATGGTTCTCGATGCGCTCATCAAGATCAAGAATGAGATGGACCCCACTCTGACATTTCGTCGCTCCTGCAGAGAAG GTATTTGTGGGTCCTGTGCGATGAACATCAATGGAGGAAACACACTCGCCTGCCTCAACAAGATCGACTCCAACCTCAGCAAGCCGACTAAGATTTACCCTCTGCCACACATGTACGTCGTCAAGGACCTGGTACCT GACATGAGTAACTTCTACGCCCAGTACAAGTCCATCGAACCCTACCTGAAGAAGAAGGATGAGTCCAAGGAAGGGAAGGAGCAGTACCTGCAGTCTGTGGAGGACCGGCAGAAGCTG GACGGGCTGTATGAGTGTATTCTGTGCGCCTGTTGCAGCACCAGCTGCCCAAGTTACTGGTGGAACGGAGACAAATACCTCGGGCCTGCTGTGCTCATGCAG GCGTACCGCTGGATGATTGACTCACGAGACGAGTACACAGAAGAACGGTTGTCCAAGCTGCAGGATCCTTTCTCGCTCTACCGCTGCCACACCATCATGAACTGCACCAAGACCTGTCCTAAG GGCCTGAACCCAGGAAAAGCGATCGCTGAGATCAAGAAGATGATGGCCACATACAAGGAGAAGACGGCAGCTGCTGTCTGA
- the mrpl20 gene encoding 39S ribosomal protein L20, mitochondrial: MVFLTLSCWIRSRGPDRYWKVQEVLKHARHFRGRKNRCYSLAVLAVRRAFVYATKARKLKKRNMRTLWISRIAAATREHGMKYPALVHNLTKSSVQLNRRVISELAITEPRSFLSLAKLARARQQEGFRAALGDGKEPSGVLSRVVMLQ; encoded by the exons ATGGTGTTTCTGACGCTGTCTTGTTGGATCAGAAGCCGAGGACCCGACAGATACTGGAAGGTCCAGGAGGTCCTCAAGCATGCACGG CACTTCAGAGGCAGGAAGAACCGCTGCTACAGCCTGGCCGTGCTGGCTGTCAGGAGGGCGTTCGTGTACGCCACCAAAGCTCGGAAACTCAAGAAGCGCAACATGAGGACG CTCTGGATCTCACGGATTGCTGCAGCAACACGAGAGCACGGCATGAAATATCCTGCCCTCGTGCACAATCTGACTAAG AGCAGCGTCCAGCTCAACCGTCGCGTCATCAGTGAGCTGGCCATCACAGAGCCTCGGTCCTTCCTCTCACTTGCAAAACTGGCACGGGCTCGGCAACAAGAAGGCTTCAGGGCAGCACTGGGTGACGGCAAAGAGCCTTCTGGTGTGCTCTCCCGTGTAGTTATGCTGCAGTAA
- the atad3 gene encoding ATPase family AAA domain containing 3 — translation MSWLFGLNKGQPEVPPGLPAQPPPPPPPPAGGSSGGGDKPKDKWSNFDPTGLERAAQAAKELDKSRHAKEALELARMQENTTQLEHQSKMKEYEAAVEQLKGDQIRIQAEERRKTLNEETKQHQARAQYQDKLARQRYEDQLRQQQAMNEENLRKQEESVQKQEAMRKATIEHEMELRHKNELLRIEAESKARAKVERENADIIREQIRLKAAEHRQTVLESIKTAGAVFGEGFRAFVSDWDKVTATVAGLTLLAVGVYSARNATAVAGRYIEARLGKPSLVRETSRFTVAEAVKHPVKTTKRLKSKPQDALEGVVLSPSLEERVRDIAIATRNTRQNNGLYRNILMYGPPGTGKTLFAKKLAVHSGMDYAIMTGGDVAPMGRDGVTAMHKVFDWANTSRRGLLLFVDEADAFLRKRATEKISEDLRATLNAFLYRTGEQSNKFMLVLASNQPEQFDWAINDRIDEIVNFALPGLEERERLVRLYFDKYVLEPATGGRQRLKLAQFDYGKKCSEIAKRTEGMSGREISKLGVAWQAAAYSSEDGILTEAMIDARVDDAVKQHLQKMDWLRGEEAAKSLTPPPAGVTSSGGKMGFNLPLSETPQAQEVIAPVLEINEKQAPMNLSAEGQSAERAGHNSTAESSGQPPASTDGKMREDSPPKDGTPV, via the exons ATGTCGTGGCTGTTCGGCCTGAACAAGGGACAGCCGGAAGTGCCTCCCGGTTTACCGGCACAGCCTCCACCGCCGCCACCTCCGCCGGCCGGGGGCTCCAGCGGCGGTGGAGATAAACCCAAGGACAAATGGAGCAACTTCGATCCTACCGGGCTGGAACGGGCTGCTCAGGCGGCCAAGGAGCTCGACAAGTCCC gacatGCCAAAGAAGCTCTGGAGCTGGCTCGAATGCAGGAGAATACCACTCAGCTGGAGCACCAGAGTAAGATGAAG GAATATGAAGCAGCAGTCGAACAGCTCAAAGGCGACCAGATACGCATCCAAGCTGAAGAGAGGAGGAAAACTCTCAATGAGGAGACCAAGCAGCATCAAGCT CGAGCTCAATACCAAGACAAGCTGGCCAGGCAGCGATATGAGGACCAACTGAGGCAACAG CAAGCCATGAATGAGGAGAACCTTCGCAAACAGGAGGAGTCTGTACAGAAGCAGGAGGCCATGAGGAAAG CGACCATAGAGCACGAGATGGAGCTGAGACACAAGAATGAATTGCTCCGTATTGAGGCAGAGTCCAAAGCTCGAGCCAAAGTTGAGAGGGAAAACGCCGATATAATCCGAGAGCAGATCCGCCTGAAGGCTGCAGAACACAGACAGACCGTCCTGGAGTCCATAAA GACTGcaggtgctgtgtttggagaagGATTCAGGGCCTTTGTGTCAGACTGGGACAAAGTGACTGCCACG GTGGCAGGGTTGACCCTTTTGGCTGTGGGAGTGTATTCAGCTCGAAATGCAACAGCAGTGGCCGGACGTTACATTGAGGCCAGGCTCGGAAAGCCATCACTAGTCCGGGAAACTTCCCGATTCACTGTCGCAGAGGCAGTCAAGCATCCAGTCAAG ACGACCAAGCGGCTGAAGAGTAAACCTCAGGATGCCCTGGAGGGAGTTGTGCTCAGT CCTTCCTTGGAGGAGCGTGTGCGTGACATTGCCATAGCAACAAGAAACACAAGGCAGAACAATGGCCTGTACAGGAACATCCTCATGTACGGTCCTCCAGGGACGGGCAAAACGCTGTTCGCTAAG AAGCTGGCAGTGCATTCTGGGATGGATTACGCCATTATGACCGGTGGTGATGTAGCGCCCATGGGCCGCGATGGTGTCACCGCCATGCACAAAGTGTTTGATTGGGCCAACACGAGTCGACGCGG ACTGTTGCTGTTTGTTGATGAAGCCGATGCATTCCTCCGCAAGAGAGCCACA GAGAAGATCAGTGAAGACCTCAGAGCCACTCTCAATGCCTTTTTGTATCGCACTGGAGAACAGAGCAACAA GTTTATGTTGGTGCTGGCCAGTAACCAGCCGGAGCAGTTTGACTGGGCCATAAATGACCGTATAGATGAAATAGTGAATTTTGCGCTCCCGGGTCttgaggagagggagaggctgGTGCGGTTATACTTTGACAAATATGTGCTGGAGCCGGCCACTGGAGGGAGACA GAGGCTGAAGCTGGCACAGTTTGACTACGGGAAAAAGTGCTCTGAGATAGCGAAGCGGACAGAGGGCATGTCCGGAAGAGAGATCTCCAAGCTGGGCGTGGCCTGGCAG GCGGCAGCATATTCCTCTGAAGACGGCATCCTGACAGAGGCCATGATCGACGCTCGGGTCGACGATGCTGTCAAGCAGCACCTTCAGAAGATGGACTGGCTGCGAGGAGAGGAGGCGGCGAAGAGCCTTACACCCCCACCAGCTGGGGTGACGAGCAGCGGAGGAAAAATGGGTTTTAATCTGCCCCTCAGCGAGACGCCTCAGGCCCAGGAGGTGATCGCTCCTGTCCTTGAGATTAATGAAAAGCAGGCACCTATGAACCTCTCGGCAGAGGGCCAAAGTGCCGAACGAGCTGGACACAACAGCACAGCAGAGAGTTCAGGTCAACCTCCTGCCTCCACTGACGGCAAGATGAGAGAAGACTCTCCTCCTAAAGATGGAACTCCAGTTTGA
- the LOC134628202 gene encoding transmembrane protein 240-like, which yields MNALLGHFHNFFLPLLRGHEHVCQCFCGSEQAYNVVPYHRAMSIDRSYGSYIMTQQEMDLIAGIKLGICISWVLMWLDPVWHRALNCWRTNQLTSNCFHSWMPKFRNIRNVFRRPHPEPSEESSGNMVQIEPQVNGST from the exons ATGAACGCGCTTCTTGGCCACTTTCACAACTTCTTCCTGCCGCTGCTGCGGGGGCACGAGCATGTCTGCCAGTGCTTCTGCGGGAG TGAACAAGCCTATAATGTTGTTCCATATCACAGAGCCATGTCCATAGACCGCTCCTACGGGAGCTACATCATGACCCAGCAGGAGATGGATCTGATAGCTGGGATAAAGTTGGGTATCTGCATCAGCTGGGTCTTGATGTGGCTGGATCCTGTTTGGCACAGGGCGCTTAACTGCTGGAGGACAAACCAGCTCACCA GTAATTGTTTCCATTCATGGATGCCAAAATTCAGAAATATAAGGAACGTGTTCAGGCGTCCACATCCTGAACCCTCGGAGGAATCCAGCGGGAACATGGTGCAGATAGAGCCACAAGTTAATGGAAGCACTTGA